From a single Cyclobacterium marinum DSM 745 genomic region:
- a CDS encoding tagaturonate reductase, with amino-acid sequence MKLLSRQNIPSSPTRPIGVLQFGTGNFLRGFADWMIDILNEKTSFNGDIQMVQVHSKKPAQGINSQEGLYHVLTKGVSKGQTIEDSRLIQSVRGAINPFLDYKAYLDLAKIPELRFVISNTTEAGIYFDEDDKDWATTPESFPGKLTALLYHRFQHFDGASEKGLVIIPCELVEDNGKKLKENIKRYIDLWDLSGDFEDWVVKHNFFCNTLVDRIVPGYPLGSGNEIQAQLGFKDEQMVMTEPFYFWAIDGPEWLKKELPLDKAGFDVLFVKDISPYRTRKVQILNGAHTCLVPVAYLKGIRLVKDAMENESTSNYLQKVIFEEIIPAMDQPEENLIPFAEDVLDRFRNPFIKHKLSDIALNSIAKWKVRVLPTLLDYINKKDQVPTGMVQAFAAMIVFYRGHYNGESTPIKDKPEVIKYFDQIWKIKTPEAVVESVLSKVDYWDQDLNLIYGLSEALIKEVKVLLAQEEG; translated from the coding sequence ATGAAACTATTAAGTAGACAAAATATTCCTTCATCTCCAACTCGCCCAATTGGTGTACTTCAATTTGGGACAGGTAATTTTTTGAGAGGATTTGCAGATTGGATGATAGATATTCTAAATGAGAAAACATCATTTAATGGAGACATCCAAATGGTGCAGGTGCATAGTAAAAAACCCGCCCAAGGAATTAACTCTCAGGAAGGTTTATATCATGTCCTTACCAAAGGGGTTAGTAAAGGCCAAACCATAGAAGATAGTCGGTTAATTCAATCAGTAAGAGGGGCCATCAACCCATTTCTAGATTATAAGGCTTACTTAGATTTGGCCAAAATACCGGAATTAAGATTTGTTATTTCAAACACAACAGAGGCAGGCATATATTTTGATGAAGACGATAAGGATTGGGCGACTACTCCTGAGTCTTTTCCAGGAAAATTAACAGCTTTGCTTTATCATCGTTTTCAACATTTTGATGGAGCTTCTGAAAAAGGGTTGGTAATCATCCCTTGTGAATTGGTTGAAGACAATGGAAAAAAGCTTAAAGAAAACATCAAAAGATACATTGATTTATGGGACCTCTCAGGAGATTTTGAGGACTGGGTGGTGAAGCACAACTTTTTTTGCAACACATTAGTAGACCGGATTGTGCCGGGTTATCCATTGGGTAGTGGTAATGAAATTCAAGCTCAATTAGGTTTTAAAGATGAGCAAATGGTGATGACAGAACCCTTTTATTTTTGGGCCATTGATGGACCGGAATGGCTTAAAAAAGAATTACCATTAGATAAAGCCGGTTTTGATGTACTTTTTGTAAAGGACATCAGCCCTTACAGAACAAGAAAGGTGCAAATCCTTAATGGGGCCCACACTTGTTTGGTACCTGTTGCCTACCTTAAAGGTATCAGGTTAGTAAAAGATGCCATGGAAAATGAATCCACGAGTAATTATCTCCAAAAAGTCATCTTTGAAGAAATAATTCCTGCAATGGATCAACCCGAAGAAAATTTAATTCCATTTGCAGAAGATGTACTAGATCGGTTCAGAAATCCTTTTATTAAACACAAGCTAAGTGATATTGCATTGAATTCTATTGCAAAATGGAAAGTTAGAGTTTTGCCCACCTTGCTGGATTATATCAATAAAAAAGATCAAGTCCCTACAGGTATGGTACAAGCATTTGCTGCAATGATTGTGTTTTACAGAGGTCATTATAATGGTGAGTCTACTCCCATTAAAGACAAACCTGAAGTAATTAAGTATTTTGATCAGATATGGAAAATAAAAACACCTGAGGCAGTAGTGGAAAGCGTGTTGTCAAAAGTGGACTATTGGGATCAAGACCTTAACTTAATTTATGGGCTTAGTGAAGCCTTAATTAAAGAAGTTAAAGTCCTATTGGCTCAAGAGGAAGGATAA
- a CDS encoding sugar phosphate isomerase/epimerase family protein: MNNDQNKRRNFLKKSLISGIALSSIGTSLINPTLAKSASMKLGLVTYLWGKDWSLPELISNCEKAGYEGLELRTQHAHGVETRLNEKERREVKKRFENSSVTCVGYGSNYEYHSPNPNELEANIKGTKEYIRLCHDIGASGIKVKPNRLPEEVSREKTIAQIAKSFSEVGEYAKDYGQLVRVEVHGKVTQQLPVMKAIFDQVSSSNVKICWNSNNTDLMEPGLVGNFNMVKKWLGDTTHIRAFDENDYPFQALLQLLHQAEYNGWILIESHSDPEDKLAAMVAQKETFDKYLKNL, from the coding sequence ATGAACAACGACCAAAATAAACGAAGAAACTTTCTTAAGAAAAGTCTTATTTCCGGAATAGCATTAAGCAGTATAGGAACCTCCTTGATAAATCCTACACTGGCAAAGTCAGCATCTATGAAATTAGGTCTGGTTACTTATTTGTGGGGTAAAGATTGGTCCTTGCCGGAGCTTATTAGCAATTGTGAAAAAGCAGGCTATGAAGGTTTAGAACTTCGTACCCAACATGCCCATGGAGTTGAAACAAGGCTTAATGAAAAGGAGCGTAGAGAGGTTAAAAAAAGGTTTGAAAATAGCTCAGTAACATGTGTAGGCTATGGTAGCAACTACGAATACCATAGCCCCAATCCAAATGAACTTGAGGCCAATATAAAAGGTACGAAAGAATACATTAGACTGTGCCATGATATTGGCGCCTCCGGAATTAAAGTAAAGCCCAACCGACTTCCGGAAGAAGTCTCTAGGGAAAAAACCATAGCACAGATAGCTAAATCTTTTAGTGAAGTTGGAGAATATGCAAAAGATTATGGTCAATTGGTGCGGGTGGAGGTACATGGAAAAGTTACCCAGCAACTACCTGTTATGAAAGCAATATTCGATCAAGTAAGCTCATCCAATGTAAAAATATGCTGGAATAGCAACAATACTGACCTTATGGAGCCGGGACTTGTGGGTAACTTTAATATGGTAAAAAAATGGTTAGGGGATACAACCCATATAAGGGCATTTGATGAAAATGATTACCCTTTTCAGGCATTACTTCAATTATTACATCAAGCAGAGTATAATGGATGGATTTTGATTGAATCTCATAGTGATCCTGAAGATAAATTGGCGGCCATGGTTGCCCAAAAAGAGACTTTTGACAAGTACTTGAAAAATCTATAA
- a CDS encoding dienelactone hydrolase family protein: MKKPRRDFIKTAGLTGFGMVGGILNPQNLAFSSVSKKTGMTKADLSIIGPYGPWANGLISDQLPSLSYRNERYTSLESWRKEAMATVKERMGIPDLGAIPKVTVHDTYENDGLAFEEISWQLPYGNRTKALVIKPAGVVGELPAILAFHDHGGNKYFGLRKITRTGKAQHPLMKVHQEHYYEGKAWANEMAKRGYVVMVSDSFTFASRRVLLEEVPENRRAGLTDENPENEENIAAYNKWAADHEHVMAKSLFCGGTSWPAVFFAEDQMALNILLARKDVDSNNVGCGGLSGGGLRTVMMGGLDHRIKCAVCVGFMSTWTDFLLNRAYTHTWMAYVPRLPNELDFPEILGLRVPLPTLVLNDREDQLYTLSEMQKADKILASVFDKAGASDKYRASYYPGLHKFDKAMQAEAFDWWDKWLKS; encoded by the coding sequence ATGAAAAAGCCAAGAAGAGACTTTATCAAAACTGCAGGATTGACAGGTTTTGGTATGGTGGGAGGAATATTGAATCCTCAAAATCTTGCTTTTTCATCTGTTTCTAAAAAAACCGGTATGACCAAGGCTGATCTAAGTATTATTGGTCCTTACGGCCCATGGGCCAATGGATTGATCAGTGATCAATTGCCATCACTTTCTTACAGAAATGAGCGTTACACTTCTCTTGAATCTTGGAGAAAGGAAGCCATGGCAACTGTCAAAGAAAGGATGGGTATACCTGATTTGGGAGCTATTCCTAAGGTGACCGTGCATGATACTTATGAAAACGACGGTCTAGCATTTGAGGAAATTAGTTGGCAATTGCCCTATGGAAACCGAACAAAGGCTTTGGTGATCAAACCTGCCGGTGTGGTAGGGGAACTGCCTGCAATCCTTGCTTTTCATGATCATGGAGGAAATAAATATTTCGGATTACGAAAAATTACCCGAACAGGAAAAGCGCAACATCCGCTGATGAAAGTACACCAGGAGCATTATTATGAGGGAAAAGCTTGGGCCAATGAAATGGCAAAAAGAGGATATGTTGTTATGGTTTCCGACTCCTTTACTTTTGCCAGCCGTAGGGTGTTATTGGAAGAAGTTCCGGAGAACCGGAGAGCCGGTTTGACTGATGAAAATCCAGAAAATGAAGAAAACATTGCAGCCTATAATAAATGGGCTGCTGATCATGAACATGTCATGGCCAAGTCTTTATTCTGTGGTGGTACCAGCTGGCCTGCAGTATTTTTTGCTGAAGATCAGATGGCCTTAAACATTCTTTTGGCCAGAAAAGATGTGGATTCTAACAATGTAGGCTGCGGAGGATTATCTGGAGGGGGATTGCGTACTGTAATGATGGGAGGTTTAGACCATAGGATTAAATGTGCTGTCTGTGTAGGCTTTATGAGCACATGGACAGATTTTCTTTTGAACCGAGCCTATACCCATACTTGGATGGCCTATGTTCCTAGGCTTCCGAATGAATTGGATTTTCCCGAAATTTTAGGGCTTCGTGTACCATTGCCCACATTAGTACTCAATGATCGAGAAGATCAATTGTATACTTTATCTGAAATGCAAAAAGCAGATAAAATTTTAGCATCTGTTTTTGATAAAGCCGGAGCCTCAGATAAATACAGAGCCTCCTATTACCCTGGTCTTCATAAATTTGACAAAGCCATGCAAGCAGAGGCTTTTGATTGGTGGGACAAGTGGTTAAAAAGTTAA
- the xylA gene encoding xylose isomerase — protein MSDMFFPEIDKIKFEGKDSKNPLAFKYYDESRVIAGKTMKEHFRFAIAYWHSFCATGNDPFGPGTMVHKWDQSNDPIQRAKDKMDAAFEFIGKIGAPFYCFHDIDLIDEGDSIATYEKHMGAIVDYAKQKQKETGIKLLWGTANVFSHPRYMNGAATNPDFDVVSRAATQVKNAIDATIELGGENYVFWGGREGYMSLLNTDMKRETEHLAQFLTMARDYGRKQGFEGTFLIEPKPMEPTKHQYDYDAATVIGFLRHFGLDKDFKLNLEVNHATLAGHTFQHELQVATDAGLLGSIDANRGDYQNGWDTDQFAINLQELTEAMLVLLQGPGFTTGGVNFDAKIRRNSTDLDDLFHAHVGSMDAFARSLVIANDIMVHSDYQTLRKNRYASFDGGKGKDFESGKLDLEALRSHAMEIGEPKMTSGKQEMYENILNQFI, from the coding sequence ATGTCAGATATGTTTTTTCCTGAGATTGATAAGATTAAGTTTGAAGGAAAGGATTCAAAAAATCCCTTGGCTTTCAAATATTACGATGAGAGCCGGGTAATTGCCGGGAAGACAATGAAAGAGCATTTTCGTTTTGCAATAGCCTATTGGCATTCATTCTGTGCCACCGGAAATGATCCTTTTGGCCCGGGTACAATGGTTCATAAATGGGACCAATCCAATGATCCAATTCAAAGAGCTAAAGACAAAATGGATGCAGCCTTTGAATTTATCGGTAAAATTGGAGCTCCTTTTTATTGCTTTCATGACATTGACCTGATCGATGAAGGAGACAGCATTGCAACCTATGAAAAACATATGGGGGCAATCGTAGATTATGCCAAGCAAAAGCAAAAAGAGACCGGAATAAAACTACTTTGGGGAACGGCTAACGTATTTAGTCATCCACGGTATATGAACGGAGCAGCTACCAACCCTGACTTTGATGTGGTAAGTAGAGCTGCAACCCAGGTGAAAAATGCCATTGATGCAACGATTGAACTTGGAGGTGAAAATTATGTTTTTTGGGGCGGTAGAGAAGGTTATATGTCATTGTTGAATACTGATATGAAACGTGAAACTGAGCACTTGGCCCAGTTTTTAACGATGGCCAGAGATTATGGAAGAAAGCAGGGTTTTGAAGGTACCTTTCTTATTGAACCAAAGCCGATGGAGCCAACCAAACATCAGTACGATTATGATGCAGCTACTGTTATTGGATTTCTTAGACATTTTGGGTTAGACAAAGACTTTAAGCTAAATTTGGAAGTGAACCATGCCACCCTTGCAGGACATACCTTCCAACATGAATTGCAAGTTGCCACGGATGCAGGTCTTTTGGGAAGTATTGATGCCAATAGAGGAGACTACCAAAATGGTTGGGATACTGACCAATTTGCCATCAATCTACAAGAATTGACAGAAGCCATGCTGGTACTTTTGCAAGGCCCCGGATTTACCACAGGTGGAGTGAATTTTGATGCAAAAATTAGAAGAAACTCTACAGATTTGGACGATCTATTTCATGCTCATGTAGGAAGTATGGATGCCTTTGCAAGGAGTTTGGTTATTGCCAATGATATCATGGTGCATTCAGATTACCAAACCTTAAGAAAGAACCGTTATGCTTCCTTTGATGGAGGAAAAGGAAAAGACTTTGAAAGTGGAAAACTAGATTTGGAAGCATTAAGAAGCCATGCAATGGAAATTGGTGAGCCGAAAATGACAAGTGGTAAGCAAGAAATGTATGAAAATATCCTGAATCAATTTATTTAA
- a CDS encoding putative oxidoreductase C-terminal domain-containing protein: MKFNSKFWSPIAASILLLSCSNEKNVEEEVKTTFTGEKNEIKLLTLDPGHFHAHLVKKSMYEEVDPKVYVYAPDGPELTSYLKSIESYNTREEDPTSWELEVYKGDDYLQKMLSEKKGNVMLTAGNNKKKTANIKATIEAGINVLADKPMAIDAQGFETLKEAFELAEKNDVLLFDIMTERFEITTMLQREFSLIPEVFGEMEKGTLENPAITKESIHHFYKQVSGKTLIRPGWFYDVNQQGNGIVDVTTHLVDLVQWESFPDKIIDYKTDIEMINAKRWTTDLTLEEFTLSTGLEEFPDYLQSVVSDGLLKVYGNGEINYKINGIHAKVSVIWNYKAPEGSADTHYSIMRGSKANLVIRQDAEENYKPELYIEPVEGQDIAAFEASVTKHVKELASTFEGLDVVKVEGKDSWRVEIPEAFRHGHEDHFREVTETYIDYLEQGKLPDWEVPNMLAKYYVTTQALELAK, encoded by the coding sequence ATGAAATTTAATAGTAAATTTTGGTCACCTATTGCTGCCTCAATTTTGCTTTTATCATGTTCCAACGAAAAAAATGTGGAAGAAGAAGTGAAGACTACCTTTACCGGAGAAAAAAACGAAATAAAACTACTTACTCTTGATCCCGGCCACTTTCATGCCCACCTTGTGAAAAAATCCATGTACGAAGAAGTGGATCCAAAAGTTTATGTGTATGCACCCGATGGACCGGAATTGACCTCTTATTTAAAATCAATTGAAAGTTATAATACCCGTGAGGAGGATCCTACTAGTTGGGAATTAGAAGTATACAAAGGAGATGATTACCTTCAGAAAATGCTAAGTGAGAAGAAGGGTAATGTAATGCTAACCGCAGGAAACAATAAGAAAAAAACTGCTAACATTAAGGCTACCATAGAGGCAGGCATTAATGTTTTGGCCGACAAACCTATGGCCATAGACGCGCAAGGCTTTGAAACCTTAAAAGAGGCCTTTGAACTTGCTGAGAAAAACGATGTATTGTTGTTTGATATCATGACCGAAAGGTTTGAAATTACTACTATGCTTCAGCGCGAGTTTTCATTAATTCCTGAAGTTTTTGGAGAAATGGAAAAAGGTACGCTTGAAAACCCGGCCATAACCAAAGAAAGTATTCACCATTTTTACAAGCAAGTATCCGGAAAAACCTTGATCAGACCAGGATGGTTCTATGACGTTAACCAACAAGGTAATGGTATCGTGGATGTTACCACACACTTAGTAGACTTGGTACAATGGGAGAGTTTTCCAGACAAAATCATAGATTATAAGACAGACATTGAAATGATCAATGCCAAAAGATGGACCACCGACCTTACACTTGAAGAGTTTACCTTGTCCACCGGTCTTGAAGAGTTCCCTGATTACCTGCAATCTGTTGTTTCTGATGGATTATTGAAGGTGTATGGTAATGGAGAAATCAACTATAAAATTAACGGAATTCATGCCAAGGTATCTGTAATATGGAATTATAAGGCTCCGGAGGGGTCTGCTGATACTCATTATTCTATCATGAGAGGATCCAAAGCGAATTTGGTGATCAGACAAGATGCTGAAGAAAATTATAAGCCTGAATTGTATATAGAGCCGGTTGAAGGACAAGACATTGCTGCTTTTGAAGCCAGTGTAACCAAACATGTAAAAGAACTTGCAAGCACCTTTGAAGGTTTGGATGTTGTAAAGGTTGAGGGAAAAGACTCTTGGAGGGTTGAGATTCCGGAAGCTTTCCGTCATGGACATGAAGACCACTTCAGAGAGGTAACTGAAACTTATATCGATTATTTGGAACAAGGTAAATTACCTGATTGGGAAGTTCCAAATATGTTGGCAAAATATTACGTTACTACTCAGGCCTTAGAATTAGCCAAATAA
- a CDS encoding alpha/beta hydrolase family protein, producing the protein MKNIPLILLLCIGISLNGFGQENLNVIKSHWVNFTDGPNALYKHQSQQALEMLKDRDEAIASISSLNEWKNWQAKAKEKLMKVVGPFPEKTPLNAKITAKHKGNGFKFENIVFESQPGLYVSGTLFIPDGAKSNTPAIIYCSGHTPLAYRAPTYQHVILNLVKKGFIVFGFDPLGQGERLEYFNHETNEDQVGGPTKQHSYPGAQAFIVGSSQARHMIWDGIRAVDYLMTRKEVDPKRIGITGRSGGGTQSSYIAAFDERINASAPENYITNFKRLMLTHGPQDAEQNFYHAIAEGLDHPDLMIVRAPKPNLLISTTRDMFNIEGVRETSQQVQKIYDAYGVPDNFQKIEDDDGHASTKKNRERMYAFFRKHLNLPGPVEDQDIDTLSMEILQVSPTGQLVTSYNGKTTYDLNKAELIALNGTLKEKVAWAKKLSGYQAPGKLSETMMVGRYQRDGYTVEQHLMKGEGDYWLPYLLMKPEHQTDKAVLYLDPSGKAVDASVGGDMEALVKAGAMVLAPDLLNTGEMGNGGFKGDANFDGNSYNLWFESILIGRSIVGINAGDANRLVAVLQEKEGAREIKGLAKGEMSSVLLHAANFNPAISSIALLDPMSSYRGIVESFKYNTSEINYTVAGALKHYDLPDLLENLSITNPLVLHENTELKKELSLLPERGGKEKIKALSVKNSNDKKAYLTKWLNP; encoded by the coding sequence ATGAAAAACATACCACTAATCTTGTTACTTTGTATTGGCATCTCCTTAAATGGTTTTGGTCAAGAGAATCTAAATGTGATCAAATCTCACTGGGTTAATTTCACAGATGGACCCAATGCCCTCTACAAGCACCAAAGCCAACAAGCACTTGAAATGCTAAAAGATAGGGATGAGGCGATTGCTTCTATTTCTTCTTTAAATGAGTGGAAAAATTGGCAAGCCAAAGCCAAAGAGAAGTTAATGAAGGTGGTAGGTCCCTTTCCGGAAAAAACACCATTAAATGCTAAGATAACCGCTAAACACAAAGGCAATGGATTTAAATTTGAGAACATAGTTTTTGAATCTCAACCAGGTCTGTATGTGAGTGGCACTTTATTTATTCCGGATGGAGCGAAAAGTAATACGCCCGCTATTATCTATTGCTCGGGCCATACGCCTTTGGCTTATAGGGCTCCGACCTATCAACATGTAATTTTAAACCTAGTAAAAAAAGGATTTATTGTTTTCGGTTTTGACCCCCTTGGACAAGGTGAAAGGTTAGAGTATTTTAATCACGAAACCAACGAAGATCAAGTTGGAGGTCCCACAAAACAGCATTCCTATCCTGGAGCTCAAGCATTTATCGTAGGTTCTTCTCAAGCCAGACACATGATTTGGGATGGCATCAGGGCTGTAGATTACCTGATGACCAGAAAAGAAGTAGATCCAAAAAGAATCGGAATCACGGGTAGATCAGGAGGAGGTACGCAATCTTCCTATATCGCAGCCTTTGATGAAAGGATTAATGCATCTGCACCTGAAAATTACATTACAAATTTCAAGCGACTGATGCTTACCCATGGCCCTCAGGATGCCGAACAAAATTTCTACCATGCCATTGCCGAAGGATTGGATCATCCCGATCTAATGATCGTTAGAGCTCCTAAACCAAATCTGCTTATCTCTACTACCCGTGACATGTTCAATATAGAGGGGGTTAGAGAAACAAGTCAGCAAGTACAAAAAATTTATGATGCTTATGGGGTACCTGATAATTTCCAAAAGATTGAAGATGATGATGGCCATGCTTCTACAAAGAAGAATAGGGAGCGCATGTATGCTTTTTTTAGAAAACACCTTAACTTACCCGGACCTGTGGAAGATCAAGACATAGATACACTTTCTATGGAAATTCTGCAGGTGTCACCAACAGGACAGCTTGTTACCAGTTACAATGGTAAAACAACCTATGATCTTAACAAGGCCGAACTAATAGCGTTGAATGGTACTTTGAAAGAGAAAGTAGCTTGGGCAAAGAAACTTTCGGGATATCAAGCGCCCGGTAAATTGTCGGAAACCATGATGGTGGGCAGGTATCAACGTGATGGGTATACAGTGGAACAACATCTGATGAAAGGGGAAGGGGATTACTGGTTGCCTTATCTTTTAATGAAACCTGAACATCAGACTGACAAAGCGGTACTATATTTAGATCCATCAGGTAAAGCGGTTGATGCTAGTGTAGGAGGAGACATGGAGGCTTTGGTCAAAGCAGGGGCAATGGTGCTTGCTCCGGATCTTTTGAATACTGGAGAGATGGGCAATGGAGGCTTTAAAGGTGATGCCAATTTCGACGGAAATTCCTACAACCTTTGGTTTGAAAGTATTCTTATTGGAAGAAGCATTGTGGGGATTAATGCAGGTGATGCCAATCGGCTGGTAGCCGTATTACAGGAGAAAGAAGGGGCCAGAGAAATCAAAGGCCTTGCTAAAGGAGAAATGTCTTCGGTATTGCTTCATGCGGCCAATTTCAATCCTGCTATATCTTCAATAGCGCTGCTAGATCCGATGAGTTCTTACAGAGGAATTGTGGAGTCCTTTAAGTACAATACTAGTGAAATTAATTATACTGTAGCCGGAGCATTGAAGCATTATGATCTGCCGGACTTATTGGAAAATTTAAGTATTACCAATCCCTTGGTACTTCATGAAAATACTGAGTTGAAAAAAGAACTTTCCCTTTTGCCGGAACGTGGAGGTAAGGAAAAAATTAAAGCCCTTTCTGTGAAAAATTCAAATGATAAAAAAGCTTATTTGACAAAATGGTTAAATCCTTAA
- a CDS encoding alpha/beta hydrolase family protein, whose translation MKSNRYLLAFIVLFLTSSMAVFAQSVDSDMLCVGDHWTEEEGASFLQMEKGKYKTEKDWDKRANAIRKQILKGTGLNKMPKKTPLKPVMGEIREYEGYVVQNVAFESLPGVFVTGSLYMPTENPGKIPGVLSPHGHWTKPGEVGRYRPDAQKRFASMARMGAIVWAYDAVGYGQMEEIGWGHRDGDVLKLQLWNSIRSVDFMLSLGADPDKLAVTGASGGGTQSFLLAAVDDRIDVAAPVVMVSAHFFGGCTCESGMPIHKAKDYQTNNVEIAAVFAPKPLLLTSVGGDWTKNTPKVEFPHLQYVYGLKGHPEKVENKHIPEDNHGYDEKKRQAVYPFLAKYLNLDLSKAMYEDGRLKEEAVVVEDQEALYPFTEKNPFPNHGLTSIEKIKW comes from the coding sequence ATGAAATCAAATAGGTATTTATTGGCTTTTATTGTTTTGTTTTTAACAAGCTCGATGGCAGTATTTGCACAAAGTGTGGATTCAGACATGCTATGTGTCGGTGATCATTGGACAGAAGAGGAGGGAGCTTCTTTTCTACAGATGGAAAAGGGAAAATACAAGACCGAAAAAGATTGGGACAAGAGGGCCAATGCTATTAGGAAGCAAATCCTAAAAGGAACAGGTTTAAATAAAATGCCTAAAAAGACTCCTTTGAAACCTGTAATGGGAGAGATTAGGGAATATGAGGGTTATGTTGTTCAAAATGTGGCTTTTGAAAGCTTACCGGGAGTATTCGTTACCGGAAGTTTATACATGCCCACTGAAAATCCGGGCAAAATTCCGGGTGTTTTAAGTCCTCATGGACATTGGACCAAGCCTGGAGAAGTAGGAAGGTATAGGCCTGACGCGCAAAAAAGATTTGCTTCTATGGCCAGAATGGGTGCAATAGTTTGGGCTTATGATGCAGTAGGCTATGGTCAGATGGAAGAAATTGGATGGGGACATAGAGACGGAGATGTTCTGAAATTACAATTATGGAATAGTATTAGGAGTGTTGATTTTATGCTTTCTCTTGGAGCTGATCCTGATAAGTTAGCTGTGACAGGTGCTTCCGGTGGTGGAACCCAATCCTTTTTGTTGGCTGCAGTAGATGACAGAATTGATGTAGCTGCTCCGGTAGTAATGGTTTCGGCACATTTTTTTGGAGGGTGTACCTGTGAAAGCGGGATGCCCATTCATAAAGCAAAAGATTACCAAACAAATAATGTTGAAATCGCTGCAGTATTTGCTCCAAAGCCACTATTGTTGACCTCAGTTGGCGGTGATTGGACCAAAAACACCCCTAAAGTGGAATTTCCCCATCTGCAATATGTATATGGGTTAAAAGGTCATCCTGAAAAGGTGGAAAATAAACATATACCTGAAGATAACCATGGATATGATGAAAAGAAAAGGCAAGCAGTATATCCATTTTTAGCCAAATATTTAAATTTAGATTTATCTAAAGCCATGTATGAGGATGGTCGATTAAAGGAAGAAGCAGTGGTGGTCGAAGACCAGGAGGCACTCTATCCATTTACTGAAAAGAATCCTTTTCCAAACCATGGATTGACTTCCATAGAAAAAATTAAATGGTAA